From the genome of Vitis riparia cultivar Riparia Gloire de Montpellier isolate 1030 chromosome 2, EGFV_Vit.rip_1.0, whole genome shotgun sequence, one region includes:
- the LOC117907210 gene encoding replication factor C subunit 3-like, with the protein MPKLDPYPTSPWNSESQYGGNNHCHSPSNATPSTCWGKTVGPFRNRKSYDISTQESIHQLTQKAEATYYDERSDSYYRGILELESVINLRRKSTGCSSPGRDSHYTATIATSGATSLFLRIWGHSCFHSRESLFPSSIGQKPLRRRESAEPSLTNEKKKLDVDLMKDHTSANEKSLKEKAPAVVEQIPTMMIFKEKVGQKFKWADKYQPRTLTDFICHRDKAHMLRCLVRSGQSDHFIFEGSPGVGKRTMARALLGEVFGTHRLETTEALKDFNLEEGPSSSIQINVKISAHHIEVNLSELQELDAAHVVMELIKESSAIALNQKQSQCDNTSSNRAIILCGAEKLSEGDQLLIRDHLQTYRGHFKVYFCYSGTSMLQHLKSLCTVIQIPTPSKEEIVEVLEFIAKHEAIELPPRLAENMAEKAKHSVRQAIRSFEATWKLK; encoded by the exons ATGCCCAAACTCGATCCTTATCCGACCTCACCATGGAATTCTGAGTCTCAATATGGAGGAAACAATCACTGCCACTCGCCATCAAACGCCACACCTTCTACATGTTGGGGGAAGACTGTAGGGCCATTCAGAAACCGTAAGAGCTATGATATTAGCACTCAAGAAAGTATACATCAGTTGACTCAAAAAGCAGAGGCTACATACTACGATGAGCGTTCTGATTCATACTACCGTGGAATATTGGAGTTGGAGTCTGTGATTAATCTTAGACGCAAATCCACAGGGTGTAGTAGTCCCGGAAGGGATAGCCATTACACAGCTACAATTGCAACTTCTGGGGCAACTAGTCTCTTCCTTAGAATATGGGGCCATTCTTGCTTCCACAGTAGAGAAAGTTTATTTCCTTCCTCAATTGGTCAGAAGCCCTTACGAAGGAGAGAATCAGCAGAACCATCATTAACAAACGAGAAGAAGAAGCTGGATGTCGATTTGATGAAAGACCATACGTCCGCAAACGAGAAGTCACTGAAAGAGAAAGCACCAGCTGTAGTTGAACAGATACCAACTATGatgatttttaaggaaaaagtgGGGCAAAAATTCAAATGGGCGGATAAATATCAACCGAGGACTCTGACCGACTTCATCTGCCATCGGGACAAAGCCCACATGCTTCGTTGTTTG GTGAGAAGCGGACAATCTGATCACTTCATATTTGAAGGATCTCCAGGAGTAGGAAAGAGAACCATGGCCAGGGCATTGCTTGGAGAAGTGTTTGGAACTCACAGACTAGAA ACAACGGAGGCACTCAAGGATTTCAACTTGGAG GAAGGTCCAAGTTCCAGCATccaaataaatgtgaaaatatcgGCACACCACATAGAGGTCAATCTATCAGAGTTACAAGAACTCGATGCAGCACATGTTGTCATGGAACTGATTAAGGAGTCATCTGCAATCGCATTGAACCAAAAGCAGTCGCAGTGTGACAACACAAGTAGCAATCGAG CAATTATTCTCTGTGGGGCTGAGAAACTGTCTGAGGGTGATCAACTCCTTATCAGAGACCATCTACAGACTTATAGAGGCCATTTCAAGGTCTACTTCTGCTATTCTGGGACTTCAATGCTTCAACATCTCAAGTCCCTTTGCACTGTTATTCAAATTCCAACACCATCCAAGGAGGAG ATAGTTGAAGTGTTGGAGTTCATTGCTAAACATGAAGCAATAGAGTTGCCTCCCAGATTGGCTGAGAATATGGCAGAGAAGGCCAAGCATAGCGTTCGACAAGCTATACGCTCCTTTGAGGCCACTTGGAAATTGAAGTAA